The DNA segment TTTGTTGGTTGCCTCTGAGCCTTCCAGTGGGCCCCCTTTGTGTGAGGAAAgtgaaaagcaaaaagaaagccCTGTGTCTGAGAACAGAGCAGAGCCAGCCAGCAGCAATGATACCTTACTAACTGAATGTGGAGGAAACATTGCTGTGGTTGAcccagaaaagcttctgtatttgaTGAAGGAAGATTCTGCGGTAGATAAAGGGCTGTCACTGGGGGGAAGTGCACAAGACTTCACCAGTGAGATGGAGCTTCCACagctcattaaaaaagaaaacatagtaTTTGAGGAAAACAAAGAGCTCTCTTTGGGAGAGGGTGGAAGTCAGGAGAGGCCAGTTTTAACTAGTCCGATTGCAGGTGAAGAGGCAGTCTTTTCTCAAGGGACGCTGCTCTCCTTTGATACTGACAAAAGACGAGACAACCCTGATGCTAACTGGAATGATTACTGGAGCTCTCTAGAAAATAGTTTCAGAAATGATGCCAGTGGCGACAAGTCAGAGAAGGATTTCAGTTCAGAACATAGTTTGAATGCACCCGAAGATCATTTGCCAGAACTGAGCCAGGGttcggagagagagaaaacagacaCATGCGACAAAGAggataaaagccttctgtctgTTGAAGCACCGAGTTTACAAGGGGAAAATTGCTCACAGAGCTGTGATCTTTTAAACCCCAGTGCAGAAGACCTGCTGCTCAGCTTCCCTGCCTGTGAAATGGCAGAGGAAGTTTGTTTAGAAGAGGCACATGGTTCACTGCTGCTGCGGTCTGAGGACAATGATGTTATGCAAAATAAGCAAGCGGGATCCTGGGAGGGCATGCTTGCTGAAAGAAGTGTGTGGGAGCTGGAAGGCCTCACTACGCATGATGTAACATCTGAGGGCAATGCAACATTGGCAGATAAAACACCAGTTCCTGAAGCAGAGCTGGCAATTCTGGACATAAATGAATGGGCACCGATTGCTGAATGTGTTGCATTAGGAAAAGCAGGAAACCAGGAGGACTCTGAAAGCAAAAaaaccagccagataggtggCAGTGATGCTGACTGTGTACCTGTGATTGTTGCTGAGCAAAGCAGTACTGCAGATGAGAAAGAGGGGGATGAAAACAGGCATGAGGAAtacaaaacagaaatgaaaagtcAGGCAACCGATACCGTTTTGGCACAAAAACTCGAAAGCAACTTTGCCTACCCGCAGCAAGAGCAGCAGGAACAAGTGACTGAAGCCAATGACCAAAGTATGAAAAAGGATTATTCTGGCAGCTCAGGGGTTGTGGAGACTGATTGCCAGCAGCAGACACTGGGGAACTTACACGATGGCAGCATATGGGAGCCTAATTATCCACTAAATAGCACTGAGGGTGAAGCATCTCTAGAAGCTCTTCCCAGCAAGGTTGTGGATGTGGAACAAGTGGAGGATGGTTTGATCCCATCTCCACAAGTGGACCTGAAAGACAGCACACAGtcccttccctctttctgcagCGACCAACAGCACAGTTTGAATGCAGAACTCCGAAACTTGGATTGCAACAACCTTAAAACTGTGGCAGGTCCCGAGGAACAAAAGACCAGGGAAACATCTGAGAGAGAGCATTCACTGGAGTTAAATGCACCCAGCAGCCTTCAGGGACTGTGTGAAAGTGAAATGAAAGTATTTATAGACATTCTACACAAACCCCAAACAATAGTTTGCGGGCTGGAGATGAAAAATGATTCCACAGCTGTCACAGATGACAAGGCACCTTTGCCAAGTATTTCTGAAACCACAAGAGATATTGTGCAAGGCAGCAACTTGAAAACTCTAATAAACCCACAGGTGGAGGAAAGCTGCCTTAACAAAGAAGTAGCAAGCAAATCTAAGCAAGAACTCCCTAATTTGAATTCTTTGATTTCAGACAGTCTTCATGAAGGAGCAGATCCCAATGACATGATAAATGAGCAGGTGGGTGGTTTATGTGGGCTGACAGACAGCACAGGTGAAAACAAGACAGGTGTTGCAGAATGTATCCCAGGGGTGCAGGAAACTGTCACTGCTGATGCTGAACAGCCACAGACCTTGCTAGTGGATTTTAAAATGTCAAGTGCAGAGGATGCTTCTGAGAGCAACAGGACTGATCTTGCCCTGCCATCTAAAGTTACAGAGTTGGCAGAAAAAGGCTCAGAGgcagaagaaataaaagagaaCTTTAATTTATTAGACGGAATTACCACGAAAGATGaacttgtaaaaaaaagaaatgacgAACAGGACTTAACTTTCATGGCTGCTGAAAAAGTGGGAAAAAAGGAATATCCTCCTATAACTCCTGAGCTCACAGAAATTGCTTCCATCAATACAGACAGTACTCAAAAGGCTGACTTTTTGCTGGCTGGCTCTCAAGTAGACTTAACAGCTCTGCCGGCATTTTCAAGTGACTGGGACACCAGAGTGAGCCAACAGCCTACAAACTGCATGCATCATGGCATTGTGAATGAATTACAAAAAGAACTTACAGAATGCCAGAAGCTGTTTGGGACCAGTCCTGATTTGCAGGTCGCAGCAGCAGCTACAGCCTTACACTTAGATGGTACTTCAGTAGACAACAGAACAACAGATTCAAAAAGGCCTAAAGCAGTACATGCAGACAATAATCTCACAGGGACAGCCCCAGGAAAAGACTCTGTGATTCCCGACCCAAGTTTATTTTCTGAAGAGCGTGCCTTAACTTTACAGGACCCTATTGGGGCCGGGCAGTCCAAAGGAAGTTTGTCACTGTTTAATTTCAAGAAGATGCAGGCCGAGATCTCAGCAATTAAAACAAAAGGAGCAGAATATGATGTCAGCTTCAAAGCCCAGCAGTTTGACAGCTCGGGAGAATCTCTCTTCAGCCTTTCAAGCTTAGAAGAGCGGCTTCTGAGCCTTTCATCTCTCAGTAAGCAAGCAGGCTGTAATGAGGGTGTTGCAACAAATATCACCTGTGTAGATGACAAGCACAATGAGATAGTAGAAAACACAGGAGAAAATGCAGGAAAGAGCGAGTGTGTTTTTGTAGAGAATTTCAGCATCCCCAAGATGGGAACAGAGACTCCCATGCAGCCTGCAGAGACCTCTGAAAAACAGCATGATTCTTCGACTTCCAGGTCCTTCGGCATTGGCTTTTTTGATTTCAGGAAGCATATcagcaaaatatttgaaaatacaGTTCACAGTGCTCTGACTACGGAGCTACCCCACCTTTCAGCTGAAAGCAGTGCCAGTGACAAGGACGACAGCCCAGCACCTAGAGAAATGCCAGAGTTTAAGCAAGTATTGGAAGAAGGGgatggaagcaataaaaatggAGAACCAGAGAGTGATCAGAAAACTGAAGGGTGTGTGTTGCCTTTTGAGGCTGGGGTTTTTAACGAAGCTGCTAAAGAGAAGGAAGAACCATTCGTAAGCACTCAGGAATACAGTTTGCCAGATGCCTTTTCAGAAAAGATCCCTATCAATGATTTTGGTTTCAGTGAAGAACCTTTGACAAGTTCCCCAAAGTTTGACAGCAAAGTGGAGAGCTCAAGCAGTAGAACGCTGAAGGCAGAGGAAAGTGGATGCGTTAGTGCTGCGAGCAGAGACATTGGTAGGAATCAGATGAGTCTGGAAGCAGGGAAGCAGCAACCTGCAGATTCTTGTAACCTGCCTTCTCCTTCTGACAATGACCTGCCTGCAATGATTGCTGCCTCTTCAGAAGTCGTCCCTAAGAGTGATCTTGACAGAACTACCACTGCAAAGGCAGAGGAAGGTAATTTGATTAGTCTCTGTAATGCAGAACCAGGTTTATCTAAAGAGCTAATACATTATGGAAACCAATGCCACGACCCAGTGCCAAGTGAAGACCAGGTAAACCAAGAAAGTACCACTGATCTACAGAACATGTCAGTATTGTCATCTCTTCTAGATGACCTTTGTGTACAGAAAGAACAAATGGAACAGTCTGGGGTGCTGCCTGGTGAAAATCAGAAGGAATCCAGCTGCAACTATCCTTGGGATGGGACTACAGTTGAGGACAAAGCATCTGTGGTGCAGAAGGAGGATGCCATGGACAGTACAAAATGCCTGCAGGTGCCAACTGATGCTGAGGAGCAAAAGCAAGGACCAGACACAGCAGTACATGGGCTAATCGATTACTTAAAAAATGAAGTAACTCTTGATGGTGGTTTGTCAGGCGACTGCAAAGCAGAACCCAGCGTGCTTGAGGGGTGTGTGGCAGAAGCAAATGACATCATGTTGAGTACAGCAGAAACAGAAGCACGTCTTTCTGTTGACACCCCTAAAACGGGTATTACCAGCACATCAGTCACCGATATAGCTGACTCGGCTCTGCAATCCAACATATGTGATCAAGGGACAGATGCAAAAAAGCATTCAAAAGCTGTTCAAGTGATGGAGCAAAATGTGTGTACGGATGCTGCTGAAACTGCCTCTGCAAATCAATGCAGAGAAGAGAATTTAGCAGATGAGAAGCCCCTTCAGGATGTCCAGGAAGAGGGATCAAGCACTCCACTCCCTGAATCTGAGCACAGCCTCCCTAGAGAATTACCTGTTGAAAGGTacctattttaaattaaaattaaccGTAAAAGAGATTTATCTGCATGCTGAAGTTCAAGTAAGATAGCTTGAAGGTGGATTGATTCACTTACTGATTGCATAGAGTTAAGCTGGGTAGAGTTTCTATTTTATTTGCAGTCTACTTGGAGAAAAACTGTAATATTATTCTCAGGAAATGTTAGTCTTAGTTAGGGAAAATGCACATTGTTGTTGGGAGTATTGACATAGTCTGGGAACTGTCAAAGCTGGAGTTTCAGCAACCCCCTCCACTTATTTATTAGCCCAGACATGCTATAATTTCTTAGTTTTCAGCCCCTCCCTAATACCTAAAAATCAGGCAGCCTTGCAGTACTGAGAAGTGTAGACTTGTTTGTAGGTGCCTGTTCTTATATACATGAAAAAGTATAACCTTCAGGGTTTTTTACTCTGTTGCTGTAAAATATCCCTGAAATACTCAAACTTGTATTCCAAGGTGCTCTAGTATTCTGAAATGCCCCATTGATGTAATGCTTTATTATCAAATAGCACATAACCAGTGTTTCATTTGACTAATCGGGATTTCAGTTGGTATAGTGTATTGTTGCAGTCAAAATAGGTGTTCAGATGTGTAGGGTTTTTAATCTGAGATTTGCATGTCCAGGATATTTTGGTTGCCTGGTTCTCCCACAGAGGGAGCACCTGGGCCATTAAAAGCTGCAGGCCAGGGAGAAAATCAGCAGATTGACACCATGTGCTTCTCTCCATCCCCTCCTCCCAAACTTGGAGGATCAGAAGTGAGGAAGAAGTTTTAGGGTTGCATCCTATTATTCATTCTTGgagtacttttttgggggggggttaattgaTTTAAGTTAGTCACTGGATACAGTCCTTAAATCTCCATTCCTAgagctatatttttatttttttaaaatctaatccCACTGATAGCCAAAGTGTATATTGCACCAATGATTAACCTTTATTATTAACTTAAGTGTATTTTGtaggttaaaaaaatatatgtactCCAAATTTTAGGATATGCTTTGTATGAATCATTCTCAAGCCTATGACATGATGGCCGTCCTCTCCTCTAACAGTGTCCCTCCTTTTTCCATAACCTCAGCAATTCTCCTGAGCTCTGTCACTCTCTCCTTGCTGTACCTGAGAAGGACGCTGTAGAGCTAGCAGCCAAAGGCACCTCAGATGAGGCAAGAGAAGGCGTCAGAATAGAAAGGTACAGTGAACAGCACTAACTCTTTCAGAGGGTGGTACTGCTCTGTTTAAAGAATTGTTCTTTGCAGGTGCACGTATCAGACACAAAAATAGCATGTTGGTTTCACTGCCACTTTGTAGCACCAGTGATGATAAATTAACAATGTTAAAGGAAATGGAGGGGCTCTGACAGTTTGTAACTGGTACTTATAATTTAAGTCAACATTTAGCAGGGTTTAGCAAGGTTGGCTCTCTTTTTTAGTGTTAGGATTTAGCATTGGGTCATGCAGATTAATAATAGGGCGTGTTTTAATGCAACAttgccttccttctcctcccttccctccccacccaagtAAGCATAGCAGCTCTTACACATCTGGAATTAAGGCAAGTGTTTCCAGGCTAGATAGTGTGATTTCCAAATGGGTTAACAAAACTtttgagaggagggggagaagagcttCTTGCACCATTGACAGCTAGCTGGCATACAACATTTTAGTAGGGCGAACCTTTCTGCATGATGATATGCTGGTGGGAAATGTCTCGCCTTTTGGGTGTCCAGAAGCCATTCCAGAGGGATGTGAGCTTTGCTACCTCTCACTTAAGAATTGCCCTACCTGCAACACTGTTCATGTCGTATTAATATGGTGCATTTGGCAGAGCATATAAACAGTATGAGGCAGGTTGTGTAAACAGTAGCCTTAGCTGTTGTCACATacttgggggtgtgtgtggctttttccAGTTGGGCTTGTAATAAACAGCTGCCTAGTAAGCATGTATGACATACATGGAATATACTATATAGCTGCTTCAAAAACAAATTGCCCTTTGTGCTTCTACTTTTTAGAGGAGAAGCTGTGACATTTCATAAGGGAAATATCTGATGGCTTTGGAGAAATTCTGAGATTCATGAGAAATGATGCATTAGGAAACATTATGCAGGTTGAAGCTTTTAACTGCCTCAAAATGCCTAGTGCATTGTTCTTTGGCTCCTTGCTTTTCGTTGCTGTATTATATGGTAGATGCATTACATTTCCTTTCTGAATAAGGTACAGCTTGTTTGTGtatctcatgggtaggcaaactaaggcccaggggcggatccagcccaatcaccttctaaatctagccatggatggtccgggaatcagcgtatttttacatgagtagaatgtgtccttttatttaaaatgcacctctgggttatttgtggggcctgcctggtgtttttacattagtagaatgtatccttttatttaaaatgcatctctgggttatttgtggggcataggaatttgttcatccccccaaaaaaaaaatatagtctggctccccacaaggtctgagggacagtggaccggccccctgctgaaaaagtttgctaaccccttgTGTATCTGCTCAAGACACTCAGAGAGAATAAAGGGCAGAATGTGcatccattttaaaataatgggTGGCATACTTGGATACCTGTGGCAAACTGGGCTGTATCTTGTGCAGCAGCTGCAATTCATAACTCCATTGCTTCATGCTTGCACATGCATCAAGAATTTGTTATCACCTGTTTTTTCTGTCTGAGTATTTGTCCCATGTGGCAGCAGCTGTTGCtttttgcagatttttttaaTGCTCCACGCCTACGGATATGTACGTTTTGTATGCTGCAGAGACAGGGATATAGAATGTGAAGCAGAGATTCAAGAATCAAGGACTTCCCAAGGCAATTAAGAGGGGAAATTGTCTTTGCCCAGACTTGCTTATTACAGGAATTCACAATTACAGGAGGAAGAGTAGCTGTAGCTGCTAACAGTCTGCCCACTCCTGCTTTTTATAGTGCTCTGTACAGCCCACTCGTAGGGTTACTTTCACTGAAGTATTATAGGCACCCTAATGTTGTGTTGCAACGTTGGCCACAGACCATCCTTGGaattcccctccttttctttcttattgttGCTATCCTGTGCCCTCTGTCATTTGGATCCAATGTTTTccacctggtggtggtggtgtttcaaTAGCCATCAGCGGGAGTGTGTTCAGTTTTAGGTATGTGTGGGCAAAATCTGCCTGTTTTAAAACTTTGGGCAAGTACACTTGGGGCATGCATGAGATTTCTGGTGTGTGACTCATCAGGCCTGCTTAAAACACAGAGCAGCTACTGAGTATTGTTTGCTGGCATAGTATTTCACAAAGCTTGGGACCTGTCCAGGGGAGAAGGAACACCTCTAGAACAAAGAGTTCCTAATGACTCAAgccagagagggaggaagggagggagatgcaAACAAGTAATTAGTCTGATTCAGGTGAAAATTACCTTTTTAAAGTTCAAACTTCTATGTTACTCAGTGTTCTGTCATTCTATCCTCCATAgtgggtttttaaatttttttttaaataacccaAATTTGTACCTGAGTGGAAATAAGGCAGAC comes from the Podarcis muralis chromosome 6, rPodMur119.hap1.1, whole genome shotgun sequence genome and includes:
- the TACC2 gene encoding transforming acidic coiled-coil-containing protein 2 isoform X8 produces the protein MPPDVTAVGNVLHERGAQATSDMLEQAKEEKDKSLPLVEHPKEYAAPSLEGSHAGLLTLVSYPTSVNDQDISSVPAVSLDSCSDTEHPAIPLPLKDEQDPGNAGLELTPLPDVGWIPGAGTAPATSTELDPLQQSEQTGGKREAHVIPLPKREAEGDDCNIQETSQETGVLEVGHKEQAVVKPDGQNADGADSLTMEKETLIPNYHTTGGLHVEKYGTVVDGLSSGEFSATIRECSSDAAISRGEQPHQVSPKNEKEQSEAGPAMPSLSFTASDLPLINMIGEKDKSSPSEKECPDQAQSQETQTLLVTKSENRLVDLLVASEPSSGPPLCEESEKQKESPVSENRAEPASSNDTLLTECGGNIAVVDPEKLLYLMKEDSAVDKGLSLGGSAQDFTSEMELPQLIKKENIVFEENKELSLGEGGSQERPVLTSPIAGEEAVFSQGTLLSFDTDKRRDNPDANWNDYWSSLENSFRNDASGDKSEKDFSSEHSLNAPEDHLPELSQGSEREKTDTCDKEDKSLLSVEAPSLQGENCSQSCDLLNPSAEDLLLSFPACEMAEEVCLEEAHGSLLLRSEDNDVMQNKQAGSWEGMLAERSVWELEGLTTHDVTSEGNATLADKTPVPEAELAILDINEWAPIAECVALGKAGNQEDSESKKTSQIGGSDADCVPVIVAEQSSTADEKEGDENRHEEYKTEMKSQATDTVLAQKLESNFAYPQQEQQEQVTEANDQSMKKDYSGSSGVVETDCQQQTLGNLHDGSIWEPNYPLNSTEGEASLEALPSKVVDVEQVEDGLIPSPQVDLKDSTQSLPSFCSDQQHSLNAELRNLDCNNLKTVAGPEEQKTRETSEREHSLELNAPSSLQGLCESEMKVFIDILHKPQTIVCGLEMKNDSTAVTDDKAPLPSISETTRDIVQGSNLKTLINPQVEESCLNKEVASKSKQELPNLNSLISDSLHEGADPNDMINEQVGGLCGLTDSTGENKTGVAECIPGVQETVTADAEQPQTLLVDFKMSSAEDASESNRTDLALPSKVTELAEKGSEAEEIKENFNLLDGITTKDELVKKRNDEQDLTFMAAEKVGKKEYPPITPELTEIASINTDSTQKADFLLAGSQVDLTALPAFSSDWDTRVSQQPTNCMHHGIVNELQKELTECQKLFGTSPDLQVAAAATALHLDGTSVDNRTTDSKRPKAVHADNNLTGTAPGKDSVIPDPSLFSEERALTLQDPIGAGQSKGSLSLFNFKKMQAEISAIKTKGAEYDVSFKAQQFDSSGESLFSLSSLEERLLSLSSLSKQAGCNEGVATNITCVDDKHNEIVENTGENAGKSECVFVENFSIPKMGTETPMQPAETSEKQHDSSTSRSFGIGFFDFRKHISKIFENTVHSALTTELPHLSAESSASDKDDSPAPREMPEFKQVLEEGDGSNKNGEPESDQKTEGCVLPFEAGVFNEAAKEKEEPFVSTQEYSLPDAFSEKIPINDFGFSEEPLTSSPKFDSKVESSSSRTLKAEESGCVSAASRDIGRNQMSLEAGKQQPADSCNLPSPSDNDLPAMIAASSEVVPKSDLDRTTTAKAEEGNLISLCNAEPGLSKELIHYGNQCHDPVPSEDQVNQESTTDLQNMSVLSSLLDDLCVQKEQMEQSGVLPGENQKESSCNYPWDGTTVEDKASVVQKEDAMDSTKCLQVPTDAEEQKQGPDTAVHGLIDYLKNEVTLDGGLSGDCKAEPSVLEGCVAEANDIMLSTAETEARLSVDTPKTGITSTSVTDIADSALQSNICDQGTDAKKHSKAVQVMEQNVCTDAAETASANQCREENLADEKPLQDVQEEGSSTPLPESEHSLPRELPVESNSPELCHSLLAVPEKDAVELAAKGTSDEAREGVRIESSSVPDDAIKLVPDVYSSKEPLTTVISDGHNTVLESAELTATSISQPGSCQETNSPSTSVPDLRSLTSEPATNVEQPAQESRSLTEGIKRSSDSEEAFETPESTTPVKAAPVLPQPPPEVAVFDIEEQEVRPQLPSEDTGFCSDTVSVADVSHSESVEESPFHPPPHSFSTVFDEDKPIASSGTYNLDFDSIEVADSLQTADSSSLDTRSCDTKSHVRRKSTDSVPISRSTLSRSLSLQAGDFDGSSFLGNSEAAGSATDTFCTGSSSASSTLKRTKKPRPASLKKKPLAKKPPDVPPVKEPESSDINQDSIASSEEKVSEERLGPTELECPEPVQTAAEKEEPSEAQAAACPFDPTNVDEISTFGAGDSKIQDSPPPSKKPPPLTTAPEAVEVTPSDTGGQEDPPVKGLSVRLEFDYSEEKGSGEELHEGSPLPKKVGKKPGAKMPLRRPKTKKAGEKLDNAPTTPTKAPVDPNEIPVPKGSYTFDIDKWDDPNFNPFSSTCKMQDSPKLPQQTTAAYSFNPDVCEDSIDPFKPSLKVASSPTKSPASFEIPANASEINGTEGDSLNKPAKKKKTPLKTDTFRVKKSPKRSPLSDAPSQDSTPLPTTETPSVVSTVVHATDEEKLASSVGNQKWTCMTVDLDSDKQDYPQPSDLSTFVNETKFSSPTEDLEYGNSYEIEYMEKIGSSIPQDDDTQTKQSLYLMFDAQQESPVKSPPVRLSDSTTPCSGSSLEETEAQLSSGVKLQHPASRSLAVSQETSIPDKSKTKELEPTPNNIDITTPEDPFVSADALLSRISHPPSVCDQLQYLEPDLAEKNPPIFAQKLQEELEFAAMRIEALKLARQITLASFSSSDTERDPAISADVSISKSALYSRISSSEGENTSSLLYQQQDLDSALRVAREEIIAKEREVSEWKDKYEESRREVMEMRKIVSEYEKTIAQMIEDEQREKSMSHHTVQQLIIEKEQALSDLNSVEKSLADLFRRYEKMKEVLEGFRKNEEVLKKCAQEYLSRVKKEEQRYQALKIHAEEKLDRANAEIAQVRGKAQQEQAAYQASLRKEQLKVDALERTLEQKNKEIEELTKICDELIAKMGKS